Proteins found in one Melospiza georgiana isolate bMelGeo1 chromosome 1, bMelGeo1.pri, whole genome shotgun sequence genomic segment:
- the PSMG2 gene encoding proteasome assembly chaperone 2: protein MFIPCDRGGCSAAPDFKGFTLLMPAVSVGNVGQLAIDLVISTLGMTKVGYFYTDCLVPMVGNNPYATAEENSVELSINAEVYSLPSKKLVVLQIRSPFIKNKYRPFCETLLSWVKSSKCARVVLLSSSHAYQRDDEQLLGTPLRYLLTPDLEKAVGARVKELNWKEMEKVAAYPGINDTDKVLHIPGGGITKLLFTESCSEGIQMAVLLKFCSEGDNIPDAFVLVNYLNEWLQLIKSESNNSTDPSSQWKIPSSWRLLFGNGLPPALF, encoded by the exons ATGTTCATTCCGTGCGATCGCGGCGGGTGCTCAGCCGCCCCCGACTTTAAAGGCTTCACCCTGCTCATG CCAGCAGTGTCCGTGGGGAATGTCGGTCAGTTGGCAATAGATCTGGTGATTTCCACACTTGGCATGACTAAAGTTGGTTACTTCTACACCGATTGCCTGGTGCCAATGGTTGGAAATAACCCGTATGCaacagcagaggaaaactcaGTGGAGCTGAGTATAAATGCTGAAG TGTACTCCTTACCTTCAAAGAAACTTGTAGTTCTGCAGATCAGATCACCTTTTATAAAG AACAAGTACAGGCCATTCTGTGAAACCCTGCTCTCTTGGGTGAAGAGCAGCAAATGTGCCAGGGTTGTCCTTCTGTCCAGCAGCCACGCGTACCAGCGCGATGATGAGCAGCTTCTGGG GACACCACTGCGCTACCTGCTCACACCCGATCTGGAGAAAGCAGTTGGAGCCCGCGTGAAGGAGCTAAActggaaagaaatggaaaaagtaGCAGCTTATCCTGGAATAAATGATACAGACAAAGTTCTGCATATACCTGGAGGTGGCATCACAAAACTGTTGTTTACTGAGAG CTGTTCAGAGGGAATCCAAATGGCAGTTCTTCTGAAATTTTGCTCAGAAGGAGACAACATCCCTGATGCATTTGTTCTTGTTAACTATCTTAATGAATGGCTCCAGCTAATTAAAAGTGAA AGCAACAATTCCACAGATCCTTCTTCACAGTGGAAGATACCGAGTTCTTGGCGCCTTCTTTTTGGCAATGGTCTCCCACCTGCCCTCTTCTGA
- the CEP76 gene encoding centrosomal protein of 76 kDa codes for MSLPPEKASELKQIIHQQLLKMDVHGRIREVLAETIREELAPEHQQLSTEDLIRALRQRGIIDDVMKELKFVADVNEMERTSAPKPSTHFVDREPPVLKKTNIDPTRRYLYLQVLGGKAFLEHLQEPEPLPGQICSTFTLCLHFRNQRFRSKPVPCACEPDFQDGFLLEIHKDSLGDGSKMVDATTMLSICDPVHMVLIKTDTFGETTLVASYFLEWRSVLAAESGITNVAVELLGVGTESKVSVGVLNIRLEMYPPLNKTLSSEITSTQFTLERQKTAEKERLFLVYAKQWWREYLQIRPTHNARLVKIFAQDENGVNRPVCSFVRPLRAGRLLDTPRQAARFVSVLGHERAPVIGGGGGKQEQWCTLLAFLGRNKGDCEDHANLLCSLLLGFGLEAFVCVGTKAKGVPHTWVMTCGSDGTITFWESLTGHRYIHRPINPDDPPLAEQPKPLYPYRTIGCIFNHEKFFGNCQPSDAVEVCVFDLHDESKWKPMSGEAIKSVCAPGATSSVPPFPPLCASTVDAAVTSNEMEVQLRILVSEHRKDLGFSTVWDDQLSYLLSQALAAYELERTTGVSAGNEEFQDAVRRAVPDGHTFKGFPIHFVHRNARRVFATCLRSPFCEEIICCRGDQVRLAVRVRVFAYPESACAVWIMFACKYRSVL; via the exons ATGTCGCTGCCGCCGGAGAAAGCCTCGGAGCTGAAGCAGATcatccaccagcagctgctcaag ATGGATGTCCATGGGAGGATACGAGAAGTTCTTGCTGAGACTATACGGGAAGAGCTGGCACCTGAGCATCAGCAGCTGTCCACAGAAGATCTGATAAGAGCCCTGAGACAGCGGGGAATCATTGATGATGTTATGAAGGAACTTAAATTTGTAGCT GATGTGAATGAAATGGAGAGGACTTCAGCTCCAAAACCATCAACACATTTTGTTGACAGAGAGCCACCAGTTTTGAAAAAAA CTAACATTGACCCAACACGGAGGTATCTTTACCTTCAGGTTTTGGGTGGAAAAGCCTTTCTGGAGCATCTTCAGGAACCAGAGCCTCTGCCTGGCCAGATCTGTTCTACCTTCACTCTGTGTTTACATTTTCGAAACCAGCGCTTCCGTTCCAAGCCTGTACCCTGTGCTTGTGAGCCAGATTTTCAGGATGGTTTTCTACTTGAAATACACAAGGATAGCCTAG GTGACGGAAGCAAGATGGTGGATGCAACCACTATGTTATCTATATGTGACCCAGTGCATATGGTTCTGATCAAAACAGACACATTTGGTGAGACCACACTGGTAGCATCCTATTTCTTGGAGTGGAGGTCTGTCTTGGCTGCAGAGAGTGGCATAACAAATGTTGCTGTGGAACTCTTGGGTGTAG gTACAGAATCAAAGGTTTCTGTTGGTGTTTTAAACATCAGACTGGAAATGTATCCACCACTTAATAAGACACTTTCTTCAGAAATAACTAGTACTCAA TTCACTTTGGAACGTCAGaagacagcagaaaaagaacGTTTATTTCTTGTGTATGCTAAGCAGTGGTGGAGAGAGTACCTACAGATCAGGCCCACCCACAATGCAAGGCTGGTAAAGATCTTTGCACAG GACGAGAACGGGGTGAACCGGCCGGTGTGCTCGTTCGTGCGGCCCCTGCGGGCCGGGCGGCTGCTGGACACGCCGCGGCAGGCAGCGCGCTTCGTCAGCGTCCTGGGCCACGAGAGAGCGCCCGTCatcggcggcggcggcggcaagCAGGAGCAGTGGTGCACGCTGCTCGCCTTCCTGGGCAGGAACAAG GGTGACTGTGAAGACCATGCTAATCTTCTGTGCAGTCTTCTTCTTGGGTTTGGATTGGAAGCCTTTGTGTGTGTTGGCACAAAAGCAAAAGGAGTCCCCCATACTTGGGTAATGACTTGTGGATCTGATGGAACAATTACTTTTTGGGAGAGCTTAACAGGACATAG GTACATCCACAGACCTATCAACCCTGATGACCCtcccctggctgagcagcccaaGCCACTGTATCCGTACCGCACAATCGGTTGTATCTTCAACCATGAGAAGTTCTTTGGAAATTGTCAACCCTCTGATGCTGTGGAGGTGTGTGTGTTTGACCTGCATGATGAATCCAAATGGAAACCCATGAGTGGAGAAGCAATAAAATCTGTATGTGCTCCTGGAGCAACGTCTTCAgttcccccttttcctcctctgtgtgCTTCTACAGTAGATGCTGCTGTAACAAGCAACGAGATGGAAGTGCAGCTGAGGATCCTGGTCTCTGAACACAGAAAG GATCTTGGCTTTTCAACTGTTTGGGATGACCAGCTGTCCTATCTGTTGTCACAAGCATTAGCAGCCTATGAGCTGGAGCGCACAACAGGTGTTTCTGCAGGGAATGAGGAGTTTCAGGATGCCGTAAGGAGAGCGGTACCCGATGGTCACACCTTCAAAGGGTTTCCCATCCATTTTGTGCACAGGAATGCCAGGAGAGTATTTGCCACATGTCTTAG GTCTcctttttgtgaagaaataaTCTGTTGTAGGGGGGACCAAGTGCGACTTGCAGTTCGTGTGCGAGTGTTTGCATACCCTGAATCTGCGTGTGCTGTTTGGATCATGTTTGCTTGTAAATACCGCTCTGTCCtttga